From Burkholderia savannae, a single genomic window includes:
- a CDS encoding UDP-glucose dehydrogenase family protein translates to MNLTIIGSGYVGLVTGACLADIGHDVFCLDVDRKKIDILNGGGVPIHEPGLKEIIARNRSAGRLQFSTDVEAAAAHGDVQFIAVGTPPDEDGSADLQYVLAAARNIGRHMKGFKVIVDKSTVPVGTAERVRAVVAEELEARGDDSMFSVVSNPEFLKEGAAVEDFTRPDRIVIGCDDDVPGERARELMKKLYAPFNRNHERTLYMDVRSAEFTKYAANAMLATRISFMNELANLADRFGADIEAVRRGIGSDPRIGYHFLYAGCGFGGSCFPKDVEALIRTASEHGQALRVLQAVSAVNDEQKHVLARKVVSRFGEDLTGRRFGVWGLAFKPNTDDMREAPSRALIAELLSRGAHVTAYDPVAQAEAQRVLALDLHDRPDALARLAFADDEAQVAQDADALVIVTEWKAFKSPDFAALGKRWKTPVIFDGRNLYEPIAMRELGIEYYPIGRPGTAPHAAKSDGRRARAARAGA, encoded by the coding sequence ATGAATCTGACTATCATCGGCAGCGGTTACGTGGGGCTCGTCACGGGCGCCTGTCTCGCCGACATCGGCCACGACGTGTTTTGTCTCGACGTCGACCGGAAGAAAATCGACATCCTGAACGGCGGCGGCGTGCCGATTCACGAGCCGGGCCTCAAGGAGATCATCGCACGCAACCGTTCGGCGGGCCGCCTGCAATTCTCGACCGACGTCGAGGCGGCCGCCGCGCACGGCGACGTGCAGTTCATCGCGGTCGGCACGCCGCCCGACGAGGACGGCTCCGCGGATCTCCAGTACGTGCTCGCGGCCGCGCGCAACATCGGCCGGCACATGAAGGGCTTCAAGGTGATCGTCGACAAGTCGACGGTGCCCGTCGGCACGGCCGAGCGCGTGCGCGCGGTGGTCGCCGAGGAACTGGAAGCGCGCGGCGACGATTCGATGTTCTCGGTCGTGTCGAATCCGGAGTTCCTGAAGGAAGGCGCGGCGGTCGAGGACTTCACGCGGCCGGACCGGATCGTGATCGGCTGCGACGACGACGTGCCCGGCGAACGCGCGCGCGAGCTGATGAAGAAGCTCTATGCGCCGTTCAATCGCAATCACGAGCGCACGCTCTACATGGACGTGCGCTCGGCCGAGTTCACGAAATACGCGGCGAACGCGATGCTCGCTACGCGCATTTCGTTCATGAACGAGCTGGCGAATCTCGCGGACCGATTCGGTGCCGACATCGAGGCTGTGCGCCGCGGGATCGGCTCCGATCCCCGCATCGGCTATCACTTTCTGTACGCGGGCTGCGGCTTCGGCGGCTCGTGCTTTCCGAAGGATGTCGAAGCATTGATTCGCACCGCGTCCGAGCACGGGCAGGCGCTGCGTGTGCTGCAGGCGGTGTCGGCCGTCAACGACGAGCAGAAGCATGTGCTCGCGCGGAAGGTCGTTTCGCGTTTCGGAGAGGACCTCACGGGCCGCCGCTTCGGCGTGTGGGGGCTCGCGTTCAAGCCGAACACCGACGACATGCGCGAGGCGCCGAGCCGCGCGCTGATCGCGGAGCTGCTGTCGCGCGGCGCGCACGTCACGGCGTACGACCCGGTCGCGCAGGCCGAAGCGCAACGCGTGCTCGCGCTCGACTTGCACGATCGACCGGATGCGCTCGCGCGGCTCGCGTTCGCCGACGACGAAGCACAAGTCGCGCAGGACGCGGACGCGCTCGTGATCGTCACCGAATGGAAGGCGTTCAAGAGCCCGGATTTCGCGGCGCTCGGCAAGCGCTGGAAGACGCCCGTGATTTTCGACGGACGCAATCTGTACGAGCCGATCGCGATGCGCGAGCTCGGCATCGAGTATTACCCGATCGGGCGGCCGGGCACCGCGCCGCACGCGGCGAAGAGCGACGGGCGCCGCGCGCGCGCGGCGCGCGCCGGCGCGTGA
- a CDS encoding low molecular weight protein-tyrosine-phosphatase gives MFRNILIVCRANVCRSPAAELLFKSMAPRASLSFHSAGIDANDGDGIDPTMSRLLAARGVDAAPHRSRRLSRVLVRAADLVLVTERGQISEVEAIDPIARGKVHLLGKWEGAEIADPYGGPEADYRDSYTLIERLVQGWLQKIC, from the coding sequence ATGTTCCGCAATATTCTGATCGTATGCCGCGCGAACGTGTGCCGGAGCCCGGCCGCGGAGCTGCTGTTCAAGTCGATGGCGCCGCGCGCGTCGCTCTCGTTCCATTCGGCGGGCATCGACGCGAACGACGGCGACGGCATCGATCCGACGATGTCGCGCCTGCTCGCGGCGCGCGGTGTCGACGCGGCGCCGCATCGTTCGCGGCGGCTGAGCCGCGTGCTCGTGCGCGCCGCGGATCTCGTCCTCGTCACCGAGCGCGGGCAGATTTCCGAAGTCGAGGCGATCGATCCGATCGCGCGCGGCAAGGTGCATCTGCTCGGCAAATGGGAGGGCGCGGAGATCGCCGATCCCTACGGCGGTCCCGAAGCCGATTATCGGGATAGCTACACATTGATCGAACGTCTGGTTCAAGGATGGCTGCAAAAGATATGCTGA
- a CDS encoding polysaccharide biosynthesis/export family protein produces MLNRSLRPLALAVAAAVLLQACAMAPGNYLDTSRLDDKDAQPTEHYNVQLITAQMIVSQADAQHKERPLPPSRFVDPMQYVYRVAPQDILGVTVWDHPELTTPQGQSFSSGGNTTQTVAGALQQPYANALPGQADPYGQTVMSDGTIYFPFVGRLHAAGKTVGQVRDELAARLARYVKNPQVDVRVLSYRSQKVQVTGEVKTPGPLAITDVPLTLVDAITRSGGSTNEADLQRVRLTREGKFYQLDANGMLDRGDVTQNVMLQPGDIVNVPDRSDSRVFVMGEVKTPATVQMLKGRLTIADALTAGGGILDTDANPRQVYVLRDLQDKPNTPDIFRLDMTQPDALMLSSRFQLKPLDVVYVGTSGSVRFNRLLQQIFPTIQSIYYMKQITR; encoded by the coding sequence ATGCTGAATCGTTCGCTTAGACCTCTGGCGCTTGCCGTCGCCGCCGCCGTGCTGTTGCAGGCGTGCGCGATGGCGCCCGGCAACTACCTCGACACGTCGCGTCTCGACGACAAGGATGCGCAGCCGACCGAGCACTACAACGTGCAGCTCATCACCGCGCAGATGATCGTGTCGCAGGCCGACGCGCAGCATAAGGAGCGGCCGCTGCCGCCGTCGCGCTTCGTCGATCCGATGCAGTACGTGTACCGGGTCGCGCCGCAGGACATTCTCGGCGTCACCGTCTGGGATCACCCGGAGCTGACGACGCCGCAAGGCCAATCGTTCTCGAGCGGCGGCAACACGACGCAGACGGTCGCGGGCGCGCTGCAGCAGCCGTATGCGAATGCGCTGCCCGGCCAGGCCGATCCGTACGGGCAGACGGTGATGTCCGACGGCACGATCTACTTTCCGTTCGTCGGCCGCCTGCACGCGGCGGGCAAGACGGTGGGCCAGGTGCGTGACGAGCTCGCCGCGCGGCTCGCGCGCTACGTGAAGAATCCGCAGGTCGACGTGCGCGTGCTGTCGTACCGCAGCCAGAAGGTGCAGGTGACGGGCGAAGTGAAGACGCCCGGCCCGCTCGCGATCACCGACGTGCCGCTCACGCTCGTCGACGCGATCACGCGCTCGGGCGGCTCGACGAACGAGGCGGACCTGCAGCGCGTGCGCCTCACGCGCGAGGGCAAGTTCTATCAGCTCGACGCAAACGGGATGCTCGATCGCGGCGACGTCACGCAGAACGTGATGCTGCAGCCGGGTGACATCGTCAACGTGCCGGACCGCAGCGACAGCCGCGTGTTCGTGATGGGCGAAGTGAAAACGCCCGCGACAGTGCAGATGCTCAAGGGACGCCTGACCATTGCCGACGCGCTGACGGCGGGCGGCGGCATCCTCGACACCGACGCGAATCCGCGCCAGGTGTACGTGCTGCGCGATTTGCAGGACAAGCCGAACACGCCCGACATCTTCCGTCTCGACATGACGCAGCCCGACGCGCTGATGCTGTCGAGCCGCTTCCAGCTGAAGCCGCTCGACGTCGTGTACGTCGGCACGTCGGGATCGGTGCGCTTCAACCGCCTGCTGCAGCAGATTTTCCCGACGATCCAGTCGATTTACTACATGAAGCAGATCACGCGCTGA
- a CDS encoding undecaprenyl-phosphate glucose phosphotransferase — protein MLSVLARMIDIAMAVAGALFAAMIHRGGFVWLDDLQRTVVVFDCMLVVVFFPAFGIYQSWRGKPLFGLMWRVSVAWLVVEGAGILMSFSVHHAGELSRLWLGYWAMATITLLVASKAGVYAVLRQLRRGGFNHKSVAIVGSADAAATKRLVAHMRARPDAGFNPVCIYDEHDDAALAEIEGVAIERRFGDLVRLVRGREIRELWLVLPLSEEPQIHRIVTEFRNDFVNIRFVPDVRSLSFFNQEVIELLGVPAINLAASPITDVRILPKFVFDRLFALAALMMLSPAMLAIAALVKLTSPGPVFFRQKRKGIDGNEFEIYKFRSMKVHHEAAGRITQAKKNDARVTPVGRFLRRTSLDELPQFINVLKGEMSVVGPRPHALEHDDIYKDLVKGYMFRYRIKPGITGWAQINGFRGETDRVEKMMGRVKLDLYYMQNWSFWLDIKIVALTLWKGFTGSNAY, from the coding sequence ATGTTGAGCGTGCTGGCTAGGATGATCGATATCGCGATGGCCGTGGCGGGCGCGTTGTTCGCCGCGATGATCCATCGTGGCGGCTTCGTGTGGCTCGACGACCTTCAGCGCACGGTCGTCGTGTTCGACTGCATGCTCGTCGTCGTGTTCTTTCCGGCGTTCGGCATCTATCAGTCGTGGCGCGGCAAGCCGTTGTTCGGGCTCATGTGGCGCGTGTCGGTCGCGTGGCTCGTCGTCGAGGGCGCGGGCATCCTGATGAGCTTCAGCGTTCATCACGCGGGCGAGCTGTCGCGCCTGTGGCTCGGCTACTGGGCGATGGCGACGATCACGCTGCTGGTCGCCTCGAAGGCCGGCGTCTACGCGGTGCTGCGGCAACTGCGGCGCGGCGGCTTCAATCACAAGTCGGTCGCGATCGTCGGCAGCGCGGATGCAGCCGCGACGAAGCGCCTCGTCGCCCACATGCGGGCACGTCCAGATGCGGGCTTCAATCCGGTATGCATCTACGACGAGCACGACGACGCGGCGCTCGCCGAGATCGAAGGCGTCGCGATCGAGCGCCGCTTCGGCGATCTCGTGCGCCTCGTGCGCGGCCGCGAGATCCGCGAGCTGTGGCTCGTGCTGCCGCTGTCCGAGGAGCCGCAGATTCACCGGATCGTGACCGAGTTCCGAAACGATTTCGTCAACATTCGCTTCGTGCCGGACGTGCGCAGCCTGTCGTTCTTCAATCAGGAAGTCATCGAACTGCTCGGCGTGCCCGCGATCAATCTCGCCGCGTCGCCGATCACCGACGTGCGCATCCTGCCGAAGTTCGTGTTCGACCGGCTGTTCGCGCTCGCCGCGCTCATGATGCTGTCGCCCGCGATGCTCGCGATCGCGGCGCTCGTGAAGCTGACGTCGCCCGGCCCCGTGTTCTTCCGGCAAAAGCGCAAGGGCATCGACGGCAACGAGTTCGAGATCTACAAGTTCCGCTCGATGAAGGTGCATCACGAGGCGGCGGGGAGGATCACGCAGGCGAAGAAGAACGACGCGCGCGTGACGCCCGTCGGCCGCTTCCTGCGCCGCACGAGCCTCGACGAGCTGCCGCAGTTCATCAACGTGCTGAAGGGCGAGATGTCGGTGGTCGGCCCGCGTCCGCATGCGCTCGAGCACGACGACATCTACAAGGATCTCGTCAAGGGCTACATGTTCCGTTACCGGATCAAGCCGGGCATCACCGGCTGGGCGCAGATCAACGGCTTTCGCGGCGAGACCGATCGCGTCGAGAAGATGATGGGCCGGGTGAAGCTCGATCTGTACTACATGCAGAACTGGTCGTTCTGGCTCGACATCAAGATCGTCGCGCTGACGCTGTGGAAAGGCTTCACGGGCAGCAACGCGTACTGA